Proteins encoded by one window of Deltaproteobacteria bacterium:
- the groL gene encoding chaperonin GroEL (60 kDa chaperone family; promotes refolding of misfolded polypeptides especially under stressful conditions; forms two stacked rings of heptamers to form a barrel-shaped 14mer; ends can be capped by GroES; misfolded proteins enter the barrel where they are refolded when GroES binds), with protein MAAKELSFSHNARSSILKGVNTLADAVKITLGPRGRNVVIEKSFGSPLITKDGVTVAKEIELENKFENMGAQMVKEVASKTSDVAGDGTTTATVLAQAIFREGSKLVAAGHNPMDLKRGIEKAVEVAIGELKKLSKNVKEKKEIAQVGTISANGDSTIGEIIAEAMDKVGKEGVITVEEAKGMETQLDVVEGMQFDRGYLSPYFVTDPERMECVLEDAFILIHEKKVSNMRELLPVLEKIAKMGKPLLIIAEDVEGEALATLVVNKLRGTLQAAAVKAPGFGDRRKAMLDDIAILSGGKLIAEELGIKLESVDIKDLGRAKRVVIDKENTTIIDGAGKKADIEGRIKQIRAQIEETTSDYDREKLQERLAKLAGGVAVINVGAATETEMKEKKARVEDALHATRAAVEEGVVPGGGVAYLRTLNAISKLNLEGDQQFGVKLVLRALEEPIRQISANAGLEGSIVVDKVKNGKDAFGFNAATESYEDLVKAGVIDPTKVSRIALQNASSIASLMLTTECMVAEKPREEKGGGGMPAGMGGMGGMGGMGGMDMM; from the coding sequence ATGGCAGCCAAAGAACTTTCCTTTAGCCATAATGCGAGAAGCTCGATACTCAAGGGCGTAAACACCCTTGCGGACGCGGTCAAGATAACCCTCGGGCCCAGGGGCAGGAACGTCGTAATAGAGAAGAGCTTCGGCTCTCCGCTCATCACCAAGGACGGCGTGACCGTGGCCAAGGAGATTGAGCTCGAGAACAAGTTCGAGAACATGGGCGCCCAGATGGTGAAGGAGGTCGCGAGCAAGACCTCGGACGTCGCCGGCGACGGCACCACCACCGCGACCGTCCTTGCCCAGGCCATATTCAGGGAAGGCAGCAAGCTCGTGGCCGCGGGCCATAACCCTATGGACCTTAAGAGGGGCATCGAGAAGGCCGTCGAGGTCGCCATAGGCGAGCTTAAGAAGCTCTCCAAGAATGTCAAGGAGAAGAAGGAAATAGCCCAGGTCGGCACCATCTCCGCCAACGGCGACAGCACCATCGGCGAGATAATCGCCGAGGCAATGGACAAGGTCGGCAAGGAAGGCGTCATCACCGTCGAAGAGGCCAAGGGCATGGAGACCCAGCTCGACGTCGTCGAGGGCATGCAGTTCGACAGGGGCTACCTCTCGCCCTATTTCGTGACCGACCCCGAGAGGATGGAGTGCGTGCTCGAGGACGCCTTCATACTCATCCATGAGAAGAAGGTGTCGAACATGAGGGAGCTCCTCCCCGTGCTCGAAAAGATCGCCAAGATGGGCAAGCCCCTCCTCATCATCGCCGAGGACGTAGAGGGCGAGGCCCTTGCTACCCTCGTCGTCAACAAGCTCCGCGGCACGCTCCAGGCCGCCGCGGTGAAGGCCCCCGGCTTCGGCGATAGAAGGAAAGCCATGCTTGACGACATAGCCATCCTCTCCGGCGGCAAGCTCATCGCCGAGGAGCTCGGCATAAAGCTCGAGAGCGTCGACATAAAGGACCTCGGCAGGGCCAAGAGGGTCGTCATCGACAAGGAGAACACCACCATCATCGATGGCGCGGGCAAGAAGGCCGACATCGAGGGCCGCATAAAGCAGATAAGAGCCCAGATAGAGGAGACCACTTCCGACTACGACAGGGAGAAGCTCCAGGAGAGGCTTGCGAAGCTCGCGGGCGGCGTTGCCGTAATCAACGTCGGCGCGGCCACCGAGACCGAGATGAAGGAGAAGAAGGCCAGGGTCGAGGACGCGCTCCACGCGACCAGGGCAGCGGTTGAGGAAGGCGTTGTCCCGGGCGGCGGCGTGGCCTATCTCCGCACCTTGAACGCCATATCGAAGCTCAACCTCGAAGGCGACCAGCAGTTCGGCGTTAAGCTCGTGCTCCGCGCCCTCGAGGAGCCCATCCGCCAGATATCGGCGAACGCGGGCCTCGAAGGCTCGATAGTCGTCGATAAGGTAAAGAACGGCAAGGACGCCTTCGGCTTCAACGCAGCGACCGAGAGCTACGAGGACCTCGTGAAGGCCGGCGTCATAGACCCGACCAAGGTGTCGAGGATCGCGCTCCAGAACGCTTCCTCCATCGCCTCGCTCATGCTCACCACCGAGTGCATGGTGGCAGAGAAGCCCAGGGAAGAAAAGGGCGGCGGCGGAATGCCCGCCGGAATGGGCGGCATGGGTGGAATGGGCGGAATGGGCGGAATGGACATGATGTAA
- the gcvT gene encoding glycine cleavage system aminomethyltransferase GcvT, which translates to MVLKRTPLYDTHVSLGARMVPFAGWEMPVQYSGVKEEHLAVRSSCGLFDVSHMGEIEVSGDRAIDLVQLLITNDIERVSDGQCQYALLCRDNGGAVDDLIVYRFNIDRYLFVVNASNAGKVLGWMKEVQAREDFSDVGIEDQGGQYAQLALQGPAAVEILKPLLDTDPAGIGHFRFHMGLIGDDVEAIVSRTGYTGADGFEIYLAPEDAEAAWKALMEAGSTHGLRPAGLGARDTLRLEMGYPLYGHELGEDITPIEAGLAKYVRFTKDFIGRDVLERQAREGTGRTLVGIRMLEPGVPRQGYEIHTGGKKVGEVTSGTVSPSLNIGIAMGFVSPESSKPGTEVSIVIRGRAAKAEITTLPFYKK; encoded by the coding sequence CTGGTGCTTAAAAGAACCCCGTTATATGACACTCACGTTTCCCTGGGGGCCCGGATGGTCCCTTTCGCCGGCTGGGAAATGCCTGTACAGTACAGTGGAGTGAAAGAGGAACACCTCGCGGTGCGCTCCTCCTGCGGGCTTTTCGACGTAAGCCACATGGGCGAGATAGAGGTCTCGGGCGACAGGGCGATCGACCTCGTCCAGCTCCTTATAACAAACGACATAGAGCGCGTATCCGACGGGCAGTGCCAGTATGCGCTCCTTTGCAGGGATAACGGCGGCGCGGTGGACGACCTTATCGTCTACCGTTTCAATATCGACCGGTACCTCTTCGTGGTCAACGCATCCAACGCCGGGAAGGTCCTCGGCTGGATGAAGGAAGTCCAGGCAAGGGAAGACTTCTCGGACGTGGGGATAGAGGACCAGGGCGGGCAATACGCGCAGCTTGCGCTCCAGGGCCCGGCGGCGGTTGAGATTTTAAAGCCCCTCCTCGACACAGACCCGGCCGGGATAGGGCATTTCAGGTTCCACATGGGCCTCATCGGCGATGATGTCGAGGCCATTGTATCCAGGACAGGCTACACCGGCGCTGACGGGTTCGAGATATACCTTGCCCCGGAAGACGCCGAGGCGGCCTGGAAGGCTCTCATGGAGGCCGGGAGCACACACGGGCTCCGCCCTGCCGGGCTCGGGGCACGTGACACGCTCCGGCTTGAGATGGGTTATCCCCTCTACGGGCACGAGCTGGGAGAGGACATAACCCCGATAGAGGCGGGCCTCGCTAAATATGTAAGGTTCACCAAGGACTTCATCGGAAGGGACGTCCTTGAAAGGCAGGCCAGGGAAGGCACGGGAAGGACCCTCGTGGGCATAAGGATGCTCGAGCCCGGAGTTCCCAGGCAGGGCTATGAGATACACACCGGCGGAAAGAAAGTCGGTGAGGTTACAAGCGGGACCGTCTCCCCTTCCCTCAATATAGGAATAGCGATGGGCTTCGTATCCCCCGAGTCATCAAAGCCCGGGACCGAGGTCAGCATAGTAATAAGGGGGCGGGCCGCGAAAGCGGAGATAACCACCCTGCCGTTTTATAAAAAGTAG
- a CDS encoding endonuclease III — MRLEDITKIIKILRAEYKSFRTPYVTEVSERLRRDPFKVLVSCIISLRTKDDVTRDASERLFKLGALPKAIASLPLSRIEKAIYPAGFYRTKAKVIRDISRELVEKHSSKVPDEIDELLKLKGVGRKTANLVVTLGFGKPGICVDIHVHRITNRWGFVKTKTPDETERALREKLPKRHWIEINDLLVAYGQNLCRPVSPFCSTCRIAPYCAKAGVGKSR, encoded by the coding sequence ATGCGCCTCGAAGACATCACCAAAATCATAAAGATACTAAGGGCCGAATATAAGAGTTTCCGCACGCCCTATGTCACAGAGGTTTCGGAGAGACTACGTCGAGACCCATTCAAGGTGCTCGTCTCCTGCATCATAAGCCTTCGCACTAAAGACGACGTAACGAGAGACGCATCCGAAAGGCTTTTTAAGCTCGGAGCATTGCCGAAGGCAATCGCCTCGCTCCCGCTCTCCCGGATAGAGAAGGCCATATACCCGGCAGGGTTCTACAGGACAAAGGCGAAGGTCATACGGGACATATCAAGAGAGCTGGTCGAGAAGCATTCCTCGAAAGTCCCCGACGAGATAGATGAGCTACTGAAATTAAAAGGCGTTGGCCGGAAGACCGCGAACCTGGTCGTGACCCTGGGCTTCGGAAAGCCCGGCATCTGCGTAGATATCCATGTACACAGGATCACCAACCGATGGGGCTTCGTTAAGACGAAAACCCCTGACGAGACCGAGCGTGCCCTCCGCGAAAAGCTACCTAAAAGGCATTGGATCGAGATAAACGACCTTCTTGTGGCTTACGGGCAGAACCTCTGCAGGCCTGTCTCCCCGTTTTGCAGTACCTGCCGCATTGCTCCCTATTGCGCCAAGGCCGGAGTGGGAAAGAGCCGGTGA
- the gcvH gene encoding glycine cleavage system protein GcvH, whose protein sequence is MEFPKDLKYTKEHEWVKVEGKIATIGITDYAQDSLGDVVYVELPPEGGSVTKHEPFGVVESVKAVSDLYSPVSGSVTEVNDAIIDSPEAINEDPYGDAWMIKVEISGQSELDDLLTADEYQKFIEEEK, encoded by the coding sequence ATGGAGTTCCCGAAGGACCTTAAGTACACCAAGGAGCACGAATGGGTTAAGGTCGAAGGAAAGATAGCAACCATCGGAATAACCGACTACGCCCAGGACTCTCTTGGAGACGTGGTCTACGTGGAACTGCCGCCCGAGGGCGGCTCGGTCACGAAGCACGAGCCTTTCGGGGTGGTCGAGTCCGTAAAGGCGGTCTCGGACCTCTACTCGCCGGTCAGCGGCAGCGTAACCGAGGTGAACGACGCCATCATCGACAGCCCCGAGGCGATAAACGAAGACCCGTACGGGGACGCCTGGATGATAAAGGTCGAGATATCCGGCCAGAGCGAGCTTGACGACCTTCTTACCGCCGACGAGTACCAGAAGTTCATCGAGGAAGAGAAGTAA
- a CDS encoding cold-shock protein codes for MAKGRVKWFNESKGFGFIERESGDDVFVHYSSIQGDGFKTLKEGQEVEFEIAKDAKGSKAVNVIPQ; via the coding sequence ATGGCAAAAGGCAGAGTGAAATGGTTCAATGAGTCCAAGGGTTTCGGGTTCATTGAGAGGGAGTCCGGGGACGATGTTTTCGTCCACTACTCCTCGATCCAGGGTGATGGTTTCAAAACCCTGAAGGAAGGCCAGGAAGTAGAGTTCGAGATAGCCAAGGACGCCAAGGGTTCCAAGGCGGTGAACGTAATACCCCAGTAA
- the ndk gene encoding nucleoside-diphosphate kinase — protein sequence MVEKTLSIIKPDGVRKKIIGEVIRRFEAAGLKVAAIKMASLSKAEAEGFYAVHRERPFFGSLTDFMSSGPVVLMVLKGDNAIAKNRELMGATDPAKAAPGTIRKDFADSIESNIVHGSDGPDTAAFEIGYFFSAMEIFE from the coding sequence ATGGTTGAAAAGACGCTCTCGATAATCAAGCCGGACGGTGTAAGGAAAAAGATAATAGGCGAGGTAATAAGGAGGTTCGAGGCCGCTGGCCTCAAGGTCGCCGCCATTAAGATGGCAAGCCTCTCGAAGGCGGAGGCCGAGGGCTTCTACGCCGTCCACAGGGAAAGGCCCTTTTTCGGGAGCCTTACCGACTTCATGTCATCGGGGCCGGTGGTCCTCATGGTATTGAAGGGCGATAACGCCATAGCGAAGAACAGGGAGCTCATGGGCGCTACCGACCCTGCGAAGGCAGCTCCGGGCACCATAAGGAAGGACTTCGCGGATTCGATAGAGTCGAACATCGTGCACGGCTCGGACGGCCCGGATACCGCCGCCTTCGAGATAGGCTATTTCTTCAGCGCGATGGAGATATTCGAGTAG
- a CDS encoding phosphate-starvation-inducible PsiE family protein: MESIEKIKEHYRFTDEDVSLLMRLRPVMERYREEFVEEFYNFVKDFEETKRFLKDEATVKRHQDALKLWFMKLFSGSYGGHYLSELKKVGEVHVKVGLHTHYVNAAFHFVKIYIHGILHREVSEINERARMLESVEKILDINLDVFTNSYVEEEKKFFFSQRVESYLVQMANRFSHGLNLILVVGLVLLGFMVMGLFAYDLLHILDGDIEKGLLSTLGSLLMLWVVIELMDTEIKHLRGGKFAIRVFISVALVAVIRKILVTSLSSEAVGAQLSLVAAVAVLGGIYWLISKVER; encoded by the coding sequence ATGGAGTCGATTGAGAAAATAAAAGAGCATTACCGCTTCACGGACGAGGACGTATCGCTTCTCATGAGGCTCAGGCCCGTGATGGAGCGGTACAGGGAAGAGTTCGTCGAGGAGTTCTACAACTTCGTCAAGGACTTCGAGGAAACGAAGCGGTTCCTTAAGGACGAGGCCACCGTAAAGCGCCACCAGGACGCCCTGAAGCTCTGGTTCATGAAGCTCTTCTCCGGCTCCTACGGCGGTCACTATCTCTCCGAATTGAAGAAGGTGGGAGAGGTCCACGTAAAAGTGGGCCTCCACACCCATTACGTGAACGCCGCCTTCCATTTCGTAAAGATATACATCCACGGCATCCTCCACAGGGAAGTATCGGAGATAAACGAGCGCGCCCGTATGCTCGAATCTGTCGAGAAGATATTGGACATAAACCTCGACGTCTTCACTAACTCCTACGTGGAGGAGGAGAAGAAGTTCTTCTTCTCGCAGAGGGTCGAATCTTACCTCGTCCAGATGGCAAACCGCTTTTCCCACGGCCTGAACCTAATCCTGGTCGTCGGCCTCGTGCTCCTGGGCTTCATGGTAATGGGCCTTTTCGCCTACGACCTCCTTCACATACTCGACGGCGACATCGAAAAGGGGCTCTTGAGCACGCTCGGAAGCCTTCTCATGCTCTGGGTGGTAATAGAGCTCATGGACACCGAGATAAAGCACCTCCGGGGGGGCAAGTTCGCGATAAGGGTCTTCATAAGCGTAGCCCTTGTGGCCGTGATAAGGAAGATACTCGTCACCAGCCTTTCGAGCGAGGCTGTCGGCGCGCAGCTCTCGCTCGTTGCGGCGGTAGCGGTCCTGGGCGGCATTTACTGGCTGATCTCAAAGGTCGAGCGCTGA
- the rlmN gene encoding 23S rRNA (adenine(2503)-C(2))-methyltransferase RlmN, producing MKNLRDFTLEELASEVASMGERPYRAEQIFRWVFMRRASDISAMTDVSKAFRVRLSEAYEIRGNRLVDVRRSSDGTRKFLSELEDSSRIESVLIAESGRLTLCVSSQAGCALGCRFCMTGMGGFVRNLALAELSNQVFTAYDILDEGEEISNIVLMGMGEPFANYENVVRFASVLTSNLGFNFSHNKVTVSTAGLVPAIKKFGEDSNVNLAVSLNATTDETRDRLMPINKKYPLADLISALRSYPLKQRRYITIEYVLLSGVNDSDDDARRLIRLLRGIRCKVNLIPFNPFPGAPFERPSEARVDSFHSIIKKAGYTVIVRASKGSEIQAACGQLRGAYPG from the coding sequence ATGAAGAACCTAAGGGATTTCACATTAGAGGAGCTTGCCTCTGAGGTCGCCTCCATGGGAGAGCGCCCCTACAGGGCCGAGCAGATATTCAGGTGGGTCTTCATGAGGCGCGCTTCCGACATCTCGGCCATGACCGACGTCTCTAAGGCCTTTAGAGTCAGGCTCTCGGAAGCGTACGAGATACGGGGGAACAGGCTCGTTGACGTAAGGCGCTCCTCGGACGGCACCCGTAAGTTCCTTTCGGAGCTGGAGGACTCCTCCCGAATCGAGTCGGTCCTTATAGCCGAATCCGGCAGGCTCACCCTGTGTGTTTCCTCGCAGGCCGGGTGCGCCCTCGGGTGCAGGTTCTGCATGACAGGGATGGGCGGTTTCGTTCGTAACCTTGCCCTCGCCGAGCTCTCTAACCAGGTTTTTACCGCCTACGATATACTCGACGAGGGCGAGGAGATATCGAATATCGTCCTCATGGGCATGGGGGAGCCGTTCGCGAATTACGAAAACGTCGTGAGGTTCGCGAGCGTCCTCACCAGCAACCTGGGCTTCAATTTCTCCCATAACAAGGTCACCGTCTCTACCGCCGGCCTCGTCCCGGCGATTAAAAAGTTCGGAGAGGACTCGAACGTAAATCTTGCGGTATCCCTCAACGCGACGACAGACGAGACGCGGGACAGGCTCATGCCGATAAACAAAAAGTACCCGCTCGCCGATCTCATCTCAGCCTTGCGCTCATATCCCCTCAAGCAACGGAGGTACATAACAATAGAGTATGTGCTCCTCTCCGGCGTGAACGACTCAGACGACGACGCGAGGAGGCTCATAAGGCTTCTTCGCGGCATACGCTGCAAGGTGAACCTCATCCCCTTCAACCCCTTCCCGGGCGCGCCTTTCGAAAGGCCATCCGAGGCCAGGGTCGACTCTTTCCATTCGATAATAAAAAAAGCGGGCTATACGGTCATAGTGCGCGCGAGCAAGGGCTCCGAGATACAGGCGGCCTGCGGCCAGCTCCGGGGCGCTTACCCCGGCTGA
- the mtnP gene encoding S-methyl-5'-thioadenosine phosphorylase codes for MRVVGVIGGSGLYEMEGLTDVRLVAVSTPFGEPSDEYITGMLGDVKMIFLPRHGRGHRLLPSEVNYRANIYGMKKLGAEWVISVSAVGSMKEEIKPGHIVIVDQFFDRTKGRASSFYGNGIVGHVEFADPVCPDLGSVLHRSALEAGATVHKGGTYICIEGPQFSTRAESRIYRTWGVDVIGMTNLPEAKLAREAELCYSTVALSTDYDCWHTTEESVTVEAIIATLKANVAMAKEIIRKAVPAIAAERKCKCASALKYATITDPKAIPDRVREDMGLLIGKYLAPDTVA; via the coding sequence ATGAGGGTAGTCGGTGTGATAGGCGGAAGCGGCCTTTACGAGATGGAAGGGCTTACGGACGTAAGGCTCGTCGCCGTTTCAACTCCGTTCGGGGAGCCTTCCGACGAGTATATAACCGGCATGCTGGGGGATGTGAAAATGATATTCCTCCCCAGGCACGGCAGGGGGCACAGGCTCCTGCCGTCCGAGGTAAACTACAGGGCCAATATCTACGGCATGAAGAAGCTCGGGGCCGAATGGGTCATATCGGTCTCCGCGGTCGGCAGCATGAAAGAGGAGATAAAGCCCGGCCACATCGTGATAGTCGACCAGTTCTTCGACAGGACAAAGGGCAGGGCGTCGAGCTTCTACGGAAACGGCATAGTGGGCCATGTCGAGTTCGCGGACCCAGTATGTCCTGACCTGGGGAGTGTGCTCCACAGGTCCGCGCTCGAGGCAGGCGCTACCGTCCACAAGGGCGGCACCTACATCTGCATAGAGGGGCCGCAGTTCTCGACAAGGGCCGAGTCCAGGATCTACAGGACCTGGGGCGTGGACGTCATCGGCATGACCAACCTCCCGGAGGCCAAGCTCGCCCGCGAGGCCGAGCTCTGCTACTCCACCGTAGCGCTCTCGACCGACTACGACTGCTGGCACACGACCGAGGAGTCGGTCACGGTCGAGGCCATAATAGCCACCCTCAAGGCGAACGTGGCCATGGCAAAGGAGATAATAAGGAAGGCGGTCCCGGCTATCGCGGCTGAAAGGAAATGTAAGTGCGCGAGCGCCCTCAAGTACGCCACCATAACAGATCCAAAGGCCATACCCGACAGGGTCAGGGAAGACATGGGCCTCCTCATAGGCAAATACCTCGCGCCGGATACAGTTGCGTAA
- a CDS encoding co-chaperone GroES, with amino-acid sequence MKIRPLHDRVIVKRLEEKEKTKGGIIIPESAKETPAEGKVIAVGPGKKEDGKVEPMAVKVNDTIIFSKYAGTEIKVEGEDLLIMREEDILGVVEK; translated from the coding sequence ATGAAGATCAGACCGCTTCACGATCGAGTCATTGTAAAGAGGCTCGAAGAGAAGGAGAAGACAAAGGGGGGCATCATAATACCCGAGAGCGCGAAAGAGACCCCGGCCGAGGGCAAGGTCATCGCGGTAGGCCCAGGCAAGAAGGAGGACGGCAAGGTCGAGCCCATGGCCGTCAAGGTCAATGACACCATAATCTTCAGCAAATACGCCGGCACCGAGATAAAGGTCGAAGGCGAGGACCTGCTCATCATGAGGGAAGAAGACATTCTGGGCGTCGTCGAGAAATAA
- a CDS encoding bifunctional hydroxymethylpyrimidine kinase/phosphomethylpyrimidine kinase — protein MSRILVVGSVAFDSVETPFGKAEEVLGGSATYFSTSASFFAGVNLVAVVGEDFPEAHIKTLSTKGIDLAGLKKVPGKTFRWKGYYGYDLNQAHTLETHLNVFSSFNPEIPAAYTDAPFVFLANIDPELQMKVLEQVKNPKLVACDTMNFWIEGKSEALKELLKKVDLFVINEGEARELSGESSLVKAAKVILGYGPKTLIVKRGEYGALMFNGGSVFSAPAYPLEDIFDPTGAGDTFAGGLMGYLANTGDISEKNIRRAIIFGSVMASFNVEAFSLERLENLTLPEINERFAQFKVLTHFEGI, from the coding sequence ATGTCCAGGATATTAGTGGTAGGCTCTGTGGCTTTCGATTCGGTAGAGACCCCGTTCGGCAAGGCGGAAGAGGTGCTTGGCGGCTCTGCTACATATTTCTCGACCTCCGCGAGCTTCTTCGCCGGGGTGAACCTCGTCGCCGTCGTGGGCGAGGACTTTCCTGAAGCTCACATAAAGACCCTCTCTACAAAGGGAATCGACCTCGCGGGCCTCAAGAAGGTGCCGGGAAAGACGTTCAGGTGGAAGGGGTATTACGGATACGACCTGAACCAGGCGCACACGCTCGAGACGCACTTGAACGTCTTCAGCTCCTTTAACCCCGAGATACCCGCGGCATACACGGACGCCCCTTTCGTATTCCTTGCGAACATCGACCCGGAGCTACAGATGAAGGTGCTCGAGCAGGTAAAGAACCCGAAGCTCGTTGCCTGCGACACCATGAACTTCTGGATAGAGGGGAAATCCGAGGCGCTTAAGGAGCTCCTTAAGAAGGTCGACCTCTTCGTCATAAACGAGGGAGAGGCAAGGGAGCTCTCCGGCGAGTCGAGCCTCGTTAAGGCGGCAAAGGTAATACTGGGCTACGGGCCCAAGACGCTGATCGTAAAGCGCGGCGAGTACGGCGCGCTCATGTTCAACGGCGGCTCGGTCTTCTCTGCCCCGGCCTATCCGCTCGAAGACATATTCGACCCCACGGGCGCGGGCGACACCTTTGCCGGCGGGCTCATGGGCTATCTCGCCAATACCGGCGACATAAGCGAAAAGAACATCAGGCGGGCCATCATATTCGGCTCTGTAATGGCCTCGTTCAATGTCGAGGCTTTCAGCCTGGAGAGACTGGAGAATCTCACTCTCCCGGAGATAAACGAGAGGTTCGCGCAATTTAAGGTGTTGACCCACTTTGAAGGCATATGA